A window from Oreochromis aureus strain Israel breed Guangdong linkage group 16, ZZ_aureus, whole genome shotgun sequence encodes these proteins:
- the LOC116335390 gene encoding nectin-4-like isoform X1, which yields MDDISPFCGNYRHSLSSRCHSVLRRLLVLMVALLRTDVIALQVIGGNVTVEQGGTAILPCHVIDTNDDLTQISWQRRTREKPRNDNFLTILPREGVQFLNGGDDQFKYIGNFNDKNGTLQLSNVTLKDEGSYTCIFTFFPSGNQKTEIPLNLLVPPFTNIKENLPTLGTEEVLFATCTAAGSKPPAEVRWLTGALGDKVRTTTNSTQYDNGTTTTVSSLFAVPTREINGHQVQCVISGDSLTKEETLPFIIQVYFAPAEVKIRAISEDSFECLTEANPNAKFTWSRSGQSLLQSSVKVNGAELQLLSLSSDLNGLYQCEASNAYGRKHSQLYVHVASGACSAAWALFRVLVFLNVTGAAAWYFYKHGYLIRRPENTPDDDNTPDSDPLRASSAVDDPGPHDV from the exons ATGGATGACATTTCTCCTTTTTGTGGCAATTACCGCCACAGTTTATCGTCCCGATGTCACTCGGTGCTGCGCAGGCTGTTAGTCCTGATGGTAGCGCTTCTGCGCACAGATGTAATAG CTCTCCAGGTGATTGGTGGAAACGTAACAGTGGAACAAGGAGGTACCGCTATCCTACCGTGTCATGTCATTGATACCAATGATGACCTGACACAGATTTCCTGGCAGAGGAGGACAAGAGAAAAACCTCGCAATGACAATTTCCTGACGATCTTACCCAGAGAGGGAGTGCAGTTTCTCAATGGAGGTGATGATCAATTTAAATATATCGGGAATTTTAATGACAAAAATGGAACTCTCCAGTTATCCAATGTTACCCTGAAGGATGAAGGCAGCTACACGTGCATCTTCACCTTTTTTCCCAGTGGAAATCAGAAGACTGAGATACCTCTAAACTTGCTTG TGCCTCCTTTCACAAACATCAAGGAAAATCTTCCCACTTTGGGCACAGAAGAGGTTTTATTTGCTACCTGCACGGCTGCTGGATCGAAGCCTCCTGCAGAGGTGAGGTGGCTCACTGGTGCTTTGGGAGACAAAGTGAGGACGacaacaaactccacacagtaTGATAACGGCACAACTACCACAGTCAGCTCTCTGTTTGCTGTTCCTACGAGAGAGATTAACGGTCACCAGGTCCAGTGTGTCATCAGCGGTGACTCCCTGACTAAAGAAGAAACTCTGCCCTTCATCATACAGGTCTACT ttgCCCCCGCAGAAGTGAAGATTAGAGCGATTTCAGAGGACTCGTTTGAGTGTTTGACAGAAGCCAACCCAAACGCTAAATTTACCTGGAGCAG ATCTGGTCAGTCTTTGCTGCAGTCTTCTGTCAAAGTCAATGGTGCAGAGCTACAACTGCTGAGCCTGAGCTCTGATCTAAATGGTCTCTATCAGTGTGAAGCATCTAACGCATATGGAAGAAAACACAGTCAGCTGTATGTGCATGTGGCATCAG GAGCATGCTCTGCGGCTTGGGCCTTATTTCGTGTTTTGGTTTTCCTGAATGTCACTGGGGCTGCTGCATGGTACTTTTATAAACATGGATATCTTATAAG GAGACCAGAAAACACACCAGATGATGACAACACACCAGACAGTGATCCACTGAGAGCTAGCAGTGCAGTAGATGATCCCGGACCACATGATGTTTGA
- the LOC116335390 gene encoding nectin-4-like isoform X2 encodes MEDEGSYTCIFTFFPSGNQKTEIPLNLLVPPFTNIKENLPTLGTEEVLFATCTAAGSKPPAEVRWLTGALGDKVRTTTNSTQYDNGTTTTVSSLFAVPTREINGHQVQCVISGDSLTKEETLPFIIQVYFAPAEVKIRAISEDSFECLTEANPNAKFTWSRSGQSLLQSSVKVNGAELQLLSLSSDLNGLYQCEASNAYGRKHSQLYVHVASGACSAAWALFRVLVFLNVTGAAAWYFYKHGYLIRRPENTPDDDNTPDSDPLRASSAVDDPGPHDV; translated from the exons ATGGAG GATGAAGGCAGCTACACGTGCATCTTCACCTTTTTTCCCAGTGGAAATCAGAAGACTGAGATACCTCTAAACTTGCTTG TGCCTCCTTTCACAAACATCAAGGAAAATCTTCCCACTTTGGGCACAGAAGAGGTTTTATTTGCTACCTGCACGGCTGCTGGATCGAAGCCTCCTGCAGAGGTGAGGTGGCTCACTGGTGCTTTGGGAGACAAAGTGAGGACGacaacaaactccacacagtaTGATAACGGCACAACTACCACAGTCAGCTCTCTGTTTGCTGTTCCTACGAGAGAGATTAACGGTCACCAGGTCCAGTGTGTCATCAGCGGTGACTCCCTGACTAAAGAAGAAACTCTGCCCTTCATCATACAGGTCTACT ttgCCCCCGCAGAAGTGAAGATTAGAGCGATTTCAGAGGACTCGTTTGAGTGTTTGACAGAAGCCAACCCAAACGCTAAATTTACCTGGAGCAG ATCTGGTCAGTCTTTGCTGCAGTCTTCTGTCAAAGTCAATGGTGCAGAGCTACAACTGCTGAGCCTGAGCTCTGATCTAAATGGTCTCTATCAGTGTGAAGCATCTAACGCATATGGAAGAAAACACAGTCAGCTGTATGTGCATGTGGCATCAG GAGCATGCTCTGCGGCTTGGGCCTTATTTCGTGTTTTGGTTTTCCTGAATGTCACTGGGGCTGCTGCATGGTACTTTTATAAACATGGATATCTTATAAG GAGACCAGAAAACACACCAGATGATGACAACACACCAGACAGTGATCCACTGAGAGCTAGCAGTGCAGTAGATGATCCCGGACCACATGATGTTTGA